Proteins encoded within one genomic window of Salipaludibacillus agaradhaerens:
- the trxB gene encoding thioredoxin-disulfide reductase — translation MSEEKIYDVIIIGAGPAGMTAAVYTSRANLSTAMLERGMPGGQMANTEDVENYPGYDHILGPDLSTKMFEHAKKFGAEYVYGDVKEIIDGKEYKRIVTGNGEYKARAVIITTGAKYKKLGVPGEEELSGRGVSYCAVCDGAFFKEKELVVIGGGDSAVEEAVYLTRFASKVTVIHRRDELRAQKILQERAFENEKIDFIWSHVVKEINGENGKVSSVTLIDKTDGSEKEFKTDGAFIYIGMLPINEPFINLGITNEEGYVETNEDMETKIPGVFAAGDIREKMLRQIVTATGDGSIAAQSAQHYVESLLEELKKTEQV, via the coding sequence ATGAGCGAGGAAAAAATTTATGATGTTATCATCATTGGGGCAGGTCCCGCAGGAATGACAGCAGCAGTCTACACGTCCCGGGCTAATCTGAGCACTGCTATGTTAGAGCGGGGCATGCCGGGCGGCCAAATGGCTAATACTGAAGATGTTGAAAATTATCCAGGATATGATCATATATTAGGACCTGATTTATCTACAAAAATGTTTGAACATGCTAAAAAATTCGGCGCTGAGTATGTATATGGCGATGTGAAAGAAATTATCGACGGGAAAGAATATAAACGAATCGTCACAGGAAACGGAGAATATAAAGCTCGTGCAGTTATTATTACCACAGGTGCTAAATATAAAAAGTTAGGTGTGCCTGGAGAAGAGGAATTAAGCGGTAGAGGGGTGTCTTACTGTGCGGTATGTGACGGTGCCTTCTTTAAGGAGAAAGAACTTGTTGTAATTGGCGGGGGAGACTCAGCAGTTGAAGAGGCCGTTTATTTAACACGATTTGCGAGCAAAGTAACTGTCATTCACCGAAGAGATGAATTAAGAGCTCAGAAAATTCTACAGGAACGGGCATTTGAAAATGAAAAAATTGACTTTATTTGGAGTCATGTTGTAAAAGAAATCAATGGAGAGAACGGCAAGGTTAGCAGTGTGACACTCATTGATAAAACTGATGGATCTGAAAAAGAATTTAAAACGGATGGCGCGTTCATTTACATTGGAATGCTACCTATTAACGAGCCGTTTATTAATTTAGGAATTACAAATGAAGAAGGATATGTAGAAACAAACGAAGATATGGAGACGAAAATACCAGGGGTTTTTGCTGCAGGAGATATTCGTGAGAAGATGCTTAGACAAATTGTAACGGCAACAGGCGACGGCAGTATTGCAGCGCAATCTGCTCAGCATTATGTGGAGAGCCTTCTAGAAGAATTAAAAAAGACTGAACAAGTTTAA
- a CDS encoding NUDIX hydrolase, whose product MQRVTNSILVKDGEVLLLKKPSRGWWVAPGGKMELRESILESATREYKEETGILLQDPQLRGIFTFVIEENGEVVNEWMMFTFRSSDFSGHLLPVSPEGELAWVPIEEITDLPMAMGDYLIFEHILTKQGMLYGTFTYNTDMELLSYRLEAEGEIAKTFKS is encoded by the coding sequence ATGCAACGTGTCACAAATAGTATATTGGTAAAAGATGGTGAAGTTTTGTTGTTAAAAAAACCGAGCCGAGGCTGGTGGGTGGCCCCAGGAGGGAAAATGGAGTTAAGAGAATCCATTTTAGAAAGTGCCACAAGAGAATACAAAGAAGAAACAGGAATATTATTACAAGATCCACAGTTAAGAGGGATTTTTACCTTTGTGATCGAAGAAAATGGTGAAGTGGTAAACGAATGGATGATGTTTACTTTTCGATCCAGCGATTTTTCCGGTCATTTACTCCCTGTATCACCAGAAGGTGAGCTAGCTTGGGTCCCTATAGAGGAAATTACTGACTTGCCTATGGCAATGGGCGATTACCTTATTTTTGAACATATACTGACAAAGCAAGGGATGTTGTACGGGACGTTTACGTACAATACAGATATGGAGCTGCTCTCCTACCGTTTGGAGGCAGAAGGAGAAATTGCAAAAACATTCAAGTCATAA
- the rapZ gene encoding RNase adapter RapZ: MTEQRSMNEIELVIITGMSGAGKTVAVQSFEDMGYFCVDNLPPALIPKFIDLVEGSGGKMQKVALVIDLRGREFFDDLFESINTLSSDSAVTPQIVFLDSKDATLVRRYKETRRSHPLAESGGPLEGITAERRILNDLKGQAQIIIDTSDLKPLELRERIIQRFSSGTKETFSVHLLSFGYKHGIPIDADLVIDVRFLPNPHYIDHMRPKTGLDKEVSDYVLKWNETQQFIQKLDDLLQYMLPHYKREGKSQLILAIGCTGGKHRSVTLAEHFKKRLSDLDFYTYVTHRDAEKGKRET, encoded by the coding sequence ATGACAGAACAACGGTCAATGAACGAGATAGAATTAGTCATTATAACTGGTATGTCAGGGGCTGGAAAAACGGTTGCAGTACAGAGTTTTGAAGATATGGGTTACTTTTGTGTCGATAATCTGCCACCAGCTTTAATTCCAAAGTTTATTGATTTAGTGGAAGGATCAGGAGGGAAAATGCAAAAGGTCGCTCTCGTCATTGACTTGAGAGGTCGAGAATTTTTTGATGATTTATTTGAGTCAATTAATACTTTATCATCTGATTCAGCCGTCACACCGCAAATTGTTTTCTTAGACTCAAAAGATGCAACTTTAGTGAGGCGTTATAAAGAAACAAGACGATCTCACCCTCTCGCTGAAAGTGGTGGGCCTTTGGAAGGGATAACAGCCGAAAGACGTATTTTAAATGATTTAAAAGGCCAAGCGCAAATCATCATTGATACGAGTGATCTTAAACCTCTTGAATTACGTGAACGCATTATACAACGTTTTTCTTCTGGGACTAAGGAAACTTTCAGTGTTCATCTCCTGTCATTCGGTTATAAACATGGCATCCCAATTGATGCAGATTTGGTTATTGATGTACGTTTTCTCCCAAACCCGCATTATATCGATCACATGCGTCCGAAAACTGGACTTGATAAAGAAGTGTCAGATTATGTATTGAAATGGAATGAAACCCAGCAATTTATTCAAAAATTAGATGACCTACTACAATATATGCTCCCTCACTACAAACGGGAGGGTAAAAGCCAACTCATATTAGCCATTGGGTGTACGGGTGGTAAACACCGCTCTGTGACACTTGCTGAACATTTTAAGAAACGACTCTCTGATTTAGATTTTTATACGTATGTGACACACCGAGATGCTGAAAAAGGTAAACGAGAGACGTGA
- the rpoN gene encoding RNA polymerase factor sigma-54: MSMDFGLYQQQSMKLIMTNELRQAITILQYSVSELNAYLHEQQLENPLMDFTNEQVVVETGTQDRLSMYDYPSFHEGENDYSLLDHISDETEGLQDYVLNQIGMINLTDHMRRIVTYLSLSLDENGYLAHSALELAEDMTECISDVQQGIAIIQSLEPYGIGACNLKECLLIQLTHMEVKDPLTEAVIKNHLDLLAKNKYKDIAKKENVSLEEVQYVADFIQTLNPKPGALFHKELARYVVPDVTVSLINDRFVVKLNEESRPKVRINRDYKRLLTNQEQHVQTYIKQKYDQVQWLSRSIEQRHQTILKVMKCIVQKQYSFFKHGPAYLEPMTLKDISLEVGIHESTVSRATVKKYVQTSWGLYELKYFFNAAVGKKTFSAASSERVKIYLKRLINEENKQKPLSDQKIADILKEEYFMNVSRRTVAKYREELHIPSSSQRKRFS; encoded by the coding sequence ATGAGTATGGATTTTGGATTATATCAACAACAATCAATGAAACTAATTATGACGAATGAACTTCGACAAGCTATAACCATTCTCCAATATTCCGTTTCAGAGCTAAACGCTTACTTACATGAACAACAGCTTGAAAATCCTTTAATGGACTTTACAAACGAACAAGTCGTCGTAGAAACGGGGACACAAGATAGGCTATCAATGTATGATTATCCCTCTTTTCATGAAGGTGAAAATGATTATTCCTTGTTAGATCATATCAGTGATGAGACAGAGGGGTTGCAAGATTATGTGTTAAATCAAATTGGCATGATAAACTTAACTGACCATATGAGGCGTATTGTCACATACCTTTCTTTAAGTTTGGATGAGAACGGTTATTTAGCTCATTCAGCATTGGAACTGGCAGAAGACATGACAGAATGTATCAGTGATGTTCAGCAAGGGATTGCGATCATTCAATCGCTTGAACCATATGGAATAGGGGCTTGTAACTTAAAAGAATGTCTATTAATTCAACTTACTCATATGGAAGTTAAAGATCCGCTTACTGAGGCGGTTATTAAGAACCACTTGGATCTTTTGGCCAAAAATAAATATAAAGATATTGCTAAAAAAGAAAATGTGTCATTGGAAGAAGTACAGTATGTAGCTGATTTTATTCAAACCTTAAATCCGAAGCCAGGGGCACTTTTTCACAAGGAACTAGCCCGTTATGTCGTACCAGATGTCACAGTATCCCTAATAAATGATAGGTTCGTGGTGAAGTTAAATGAAGAAAGCAGGCCCAAGGTACGAATTAATCGTGACTATAAACGCCTGTTAACAAACCAGGAACAGCATGTTCAAACTTATATCAAACAAAAATATGACCAGGTACAGTGGCTCTCTCGCAGTATTGAACAACGTCATCAGACAATATTGAAAGTGATGAAGTGTATCGTTCAGAAACAATACAGTTTTTTTAAGCATGGTCCTGCGTACTTAGAGCCAATGACATTAAAAGACATATCATTAGAAGTTGGGATTCATGAATCTACAGTGTCGAGAGCTACTGTAAAAAAATATGTTCAAACTTCTTGGGGCCTTTATGAATTGAAATATTTCTTTAATGCTGCAGTAGGGAAAAAAACGTTCTCAGCAGCTTCTTCCGAACGTGTGAAAATTTATTTAAAGCGCTTAATTAATGAAGAGAACAAACAAAAGCCATTATCGGATCAAAAAATAGCTGATATTTTAAAAGAAGAGTATTTTATGAATGTATCAAGAAGGACCGTTGCTAAATATAGAGAAGAATTGCATATTCCTTCGTCATCTCAACGCAAACGATTTTCATAA
- the clpP gene encoding ATP-dependent Clp endopeptidase proteolytic subunit ClpP, producing the protein MNLVPTVIEQTNRGERAYDIYSRLLKDRIIMLGTPIDDTVSNSIVAQLLFLAADDPEKDISLYINSPGGSITAGMAIYDTMQFIGPKVQTICIGMAASMGAFLLAAGEPGKRFALPNSEVMIHQPLGGAQGQASDIEIHAKRIIEMKEKLNQILSERTGQPIETIRKDTDRDNFMDAFAAKKYGLIDDVMEKKADITK; encoded by the coding sequence ATGAATCTAGTCCCAACGGTTATTGAACAAACAAATCGTGGAGAGCGCGCATACGATATTTATTCCCGTCTCTTGAAAGACCGAATTATTATGTTAGGAACACCGATTGATGACACTGTGTCAAACTCTATCGTGGCGCAATTACTGTTTCTTGCTGCCGATGATCCTGAGAAAGATATTTCGCTCTATATTAATAGTCCTGGTGGCTCAATTACAGCCGGAATGGCGATTTATGACACCATGCAATTCATAGGTCCTAAAGTTCAAACGATTTGTATCGGTATGGCGGCATCTATGGGGGCTTTTTTACTTGCTGCTGGTGAACCTGGTAAGCGATTTGCCCTACCTAACAGTGAAGTGATGATTCACCAACCATTAGGCGGTGCTCAAGGGCAAGCTTCAGATATTGAAATTCACGCTAAGCGTATCATCGAAATGAAAGAGAAGCTTAACCAAATCTTATCTGAACGCACTGGTCAACCAATTGAAACGATCCGAAAAGATACGGATCGCGATAACTTTATGGATGCCTTTGCTGCTAAAAAATATGGTTTAATTGATGATGTTATGGAAAAGAAAGCGGATATCACAAAATAA
- a CDS encoding sugar-binding transcriptional regulator — protein sequence MNMLLDLQKKLLPDLVDVLGQRYRILRFIRLMQPIGRRTLASNLEMSERVLRSEVTFLKDQGLVEFASTGMTLSHEGNNLLGQLEVVMKDVFHTRTMEEELKSKLNVQEVHIVPGDSDEYPWVQKEMGRACVNLIKQNLSPHNNIIAVTGGTSVAAVAEMLIPDSDLKETLFVPARGGLGEQVENQANTICATMARKAMGTYKLLHVPDQLSKEAYESLVSEPSVQEILELIHSATLVIHGIGEAETMAVRRNSSTDVLKKLHEKNAVAEAFGYYFNHTGDIIHKVRTIGLQLEDLENIPTIISIAGGASKARAIDAYMKQRPSQTLVTDEGAARALLKK from the coding sequence ATGAACATGCTGTTAGACTTGCAAAAAAAATTATTGCCTGACTTAGTAGATGTTCTCGGGCAACGATACCGTATATTACGGTTTATCCGCTTAATGCAACCCATTGGGCGGCGCACGCTAGCCAGTAATTTAGAAATGTCAGAAAGAGTTTTGCGGAGCGAAGTCACTTTCCTTAAAGATCAAGGTCTCGTTGAATTTGCTTCAACTGGAATGACATTATCCCATGAAGGGAATAATTTACTTGGTCAGCTGGAAGTGGTTATGAAAGACGTCTTTCACACAAGGACAATGGAAGAAGAGTTAAAAAGTAAATTAAACGTTCAAGAGGTTCATATCGTACCCGGGGATAGCGATGAATATCCATGGGTTCAAAAAGAAATGGGGCGTGCTTGTGTTAACCTCATTAAACAGAACCTTTCGCCGCATAACAATATTATTGCGGTCACAGGTGGCACATCTGTAGCAGCCGTGGCCGAAATGCTTATACCAGACTCAGATCTAAAAGAGACGCTTTTTGTTCCTGCTAGAGGTGGCCTTGGTGAACAGGTTGAAAACCAGGCTAACACGATATGTGCTACAATGGCGAGAAAAGCGATGGGAACGTATAAGTTACTTCACGTTCCTGACCAGCTGAGTAAGGAAGCATATGAATCTCTTGTGAGTGAGCCTTCGGTTCAAGAAATACTTGAGCTCATCCATTCAGCCACATTGGTTATTCATGGCATTGGTGAAGCTGAAACGATGGCAGTCAGACGCAACTCGTCTACTGATGTGTTAAAAAAATTACATGAAAAAAATGCAGTTGCAGAGGCATTTGGTTATTATTTTAATCACACAGGAGACATTATACATAAGGTCCGAACCATTGGCTTGCAGCTTGAGGATTTGGAAAATATTCCAACCATTATTTCAATAGCTGGTGGCGCATCAAAGGCACGAGCGATTGATGCTTATAT
- the whiA gene encoding DNA-binding protein WhiA, translated as MSFASMTKKELTQMDVKDCCSKAELAALIRMNGAISIRNMQITLDIQTENAAIARRIYTLLKKHFPVHVELLVRKKMRLKKNNVYVVRISKEARQILESLHIVDNTFTFTREISEDLVKKDCCKRSYLRGAFLAGGSVNHPETSSYHLEIFSLYEEHNRSLCELMDQFHISAKMIERKKGFILYLKEGEKISEFLNVIGAHQALLRFEDVRIMKDMRNSVNRLVNCETANLNKTVGAALRQVENIRYIKEEVGLEALPEKLQEIARLRVEHQEVTLKELGEMVSGGKVSKSGVNHRLRKIEEFANKLRAGEKV; from the coding sequence GTGTCGTTTGCTTCCATGACAAAAAAAGAACTAACGCAAATGGATGTGAAGGATTGCTGTTCAAAAGCGGAATTAGCAGCATTAATTCGAATGAACGGGGCTATATCTATTCGTAATATGCAAATTACATTAGATATTCAAACTGAAAATGCGGCCATTGCAAGACGCATATACACATTACTGAAAAAACATTTTCCTGTTCATGTAGAGTTGCTAGTAAGGAAAAAAATGCGATTGAAAAAAAACAATGTCTATGTCGTTAGAATATCGAAAGAGGCGAGACAAATTCTCGAATCTCTTCACATCGTCGATAATACGTTTACTTTCACACGTGAAATATCAGAGGACCTAGTGAAAAAAGACTGTTGTAAACGATCTTATTTGCGAGGAGCTTTTTTAGCGGGAGGATCAGTGAATCATCCGGAAACATCCTCATATCATTTAGAAATTTTTTCACTATATGAGGAACATAACCGTTCATTATGTGAGCTTATGGATCAGTTCCATATTAGTGCGAAAATGATTGAAAGAAAGAAAGGGTTTATACTGTACTTAAAAGAAGGAGAGAAGATTAGCGAATTTCTTAATGTTATTGGGGCTCATCAAGCATTACTTCGCTTTGAAGACGTGAGAATCATGAAAGATATGCGTAACTCAGTCAACAGATTGGTGAACTGTGAGACCGCTAATTTAAACAAAACAGTTGGTGCAGCATTAAGGCAAGTTGAGAATATACGTTATATTAAGGAAGAAGTAGGACTAGAGGCACTTCCTGAGAAGCTACAAGAAATAGCAAGACTGAGGGTGGAGCATCAGGAAGTAACATTAAAAGAGCTTGGAGAAATGGTTTCTGGAGGGAAAGTTAGTAAATCAGGTGTCAATCACCGCCTTCGGAAAATAGAAGAGTTCGCTAATAAACTTCGCGCAGGGGAAAAAGTGTAG
- a CDS encoding gluconeogenesis factor YvcK family protein, translating into MKKAKVTVLGGGTGLSVLLRGLKTFPVEISAIVTVADDGGSSGRLRKELNIPPPGDIRNVLVSLSEVEPLVEELFQHRFEDGNGLSGHSLGNLLLAGMTSITGDFAQGVQEISRVLNVKGNVLPASNEHLTLFAEYTDGSLTEGESNIPTIGKKIKRVFLEPKNPQPMPEALQAIEQSDLIVLGPGSLYTSVIPNLLVPGMKEALLRTNAMKVYICNVMTQPGETDGYTVSDHVQAIDEHIGEPIVDAVLFNKQPIPYSYAERYKEEGAAEVPLDEQALKELDVLMIGDDLLYFDNDLLRHDALKVSQRLVSLL; encoded by the coding sequence GTGAAGAAAGCGAAAGTAACAGTTCTTGGAGGAGGAACTGGATTATCAGTTCTTCTTCGTGGTTTAAAAACATTTCCAGTTGAAATCTCTGCAATCGTCACAGTTGCGGATGATGGTGGAAGTTCAGGTAGACTACGTAAGGAATTAAATATTCCGCCTCCTGGAGATATACGTAATGTTTTAGTCTCTTTATCAGAAGTAGAACCCCTTGTAGAGGAACTTTTTCAACATCGCTTTGAAGATGGAAATGGTTTATCTGGTCATTCACTAGGCAACTTACTGTTAGCAGGAATGACCTCAATCACCGGTGATTTTGCTCAAGGAGTACAGGAAATCAGTCGTGTATTAAATGTTAAAGGAAATGTCTTACCGGCTTCAAATGAGCATCTCACTTTATTTGCAGAGTATACGGATGGCAGTTTAACTGAAGGAGAATCAAATATTCCTACGATTGGGAAGAAAATTAAACGTGTATTTTTAGAGCCGAAAAATCCCCAGCCTATGCCAGAAGCACTTCAAGCGATCGAGCAATCCGATTTAATTGTTCTTGGGCCGGGCAGCTTATATACAAGTGTGATCCCTAACCTCCTTGTCCCGGGGATGAAAGAAGCTCTTCTTCGCACAAATGCTATGAAAGTTTATATCTGCAATGTCATGACTCAGCCGGGGGAAACAGATGGTTATACGGTGTCAGATCATGTTCAGGCGATTGATGAGCATATTGGAGAACCAATCGTTGATGCGGTATTATTTAATAAACAACCTATACCGTATTCTTATGCAGAACGTTATAAAGAAGAAGGGGCAGCAGAAGTTCCGTTAGATGAGCAGGCATTAAAGGAATTAGATGTGCTTATGATCGGTGATGACCTTTTATATTTTGATAATGACTTATTGAGACATGATGCATTAAAGGTATCACAAAGGTTAGTATCCTTACTGTAA
- a CDS encoding HPr family phosphocarrier protein yields MVEQTVTIKRKAGLQARPAALFVQEANKFASDIFIEKDGKNVNAKSIMGIMSLGAAVNKKVHLRAEGPDEQIALNTLVSFMEKED; encoded by the coding sequence ATGGTTGAACAAACAGTTACAATTAAAAGGAAAGCTGGTCTACAAGCTAGACCGGCAGCATTATTTGTACAGGAAGCAAATAAATTTGCCTCCGATATATTTATTGAGAAGGATGGAAAAAATGTTAACGCTAAAAGCATAATGGGAATTATGAGTCTTGGGGCCGCTGTTAACAAAAAAGTCCATTTAAGAGCAGAAGGCCCGGATGAGCAAATTGCCCTTAACACATTAGTTTCATTTATGGAAAAAGAGGATTAG
- a CDS encoding glutaredoxin family protein, producing MTIYFYTKSDCSLCDEGFETLRILQNKHHFSIEKRDIYTQDEWLEKYQIRIPVIETEDGIVLDEGIISINHLEEKFNHLFSI from the coding sequence TTGACCATCTATTTTTATACAAAGAGCGACTGCTCATTATGTGATGAAGGGTTTGAGACACTTCGAATATTACAAAACAAACATCACTTTTCAATTGAAAAAAGGGATATTTATACACAGGATGAATGGCTTGAAAAATATCAGATCCGTATTCCTGTTATTGAGACGGAGGATGGAATCGTTTTAGATGAAGGGATCATCTCTATTAATCACTTAGAAGAAAAATTCAATCATCTGTTTTCAATTTGA